A genome region from Arachis duranensis cultivar V14167 chromosome 6, aradu.V14167.gnm2.J7QH, whole genome shotgun sequence includes the following:
- the LOC107491918 gene encoding AAA-ATPase At2g46620, translating into MPAMVILFVALAVLFLFFSFSKKLWRGVEDWFHVYQFLKVPQHNHTTLQENHLYRKVSLYLHSLASIEDSDFTTLLTGKKHNDILLCLGPNQTIQDRFLGATVFWHNQTDADDGADQNPQFNRARAFVLKIRKVDKRRILRPYLQHIHAVADDIEQQGNRDLRLFMNTAAAAQGGGRWRSVPFTHPCTFETLAMESDLKNRVKSDLESFLRAKQYYNRLGRVWKRSFLLYGPSGTGKSSFVAAMANFLRYDVYDIDLSKVPSDSDLKLLLLQTTPKSVVVVEDLDRFLAEKSTAVSPSGMLNFMDGVVSSCCGEEKVMVFTMNSKEHVDPNLLRPGRIDVHIHFPLCDFTAFKTMANNYLGVKEHKLFPQVQEIFQNGASLSPAEIGELMIANRNSPSRAIKSVITALQTDGDGRGSGSPIVRHTGEDDVDEPDAVMCGEGLHTVKDLRKLYGFFRLKNTRRSPSSNTSSMPSPLR; encoded by the coding sequence ATGCCTGCAATGGTCATACTCTTCGTAGCCCTCGCCGTTCtgttcctcttcttctccttctccaagAAGCTATGGAGGGGCGTGGAAGACTGGTTCCACGTGTACCAGTTCTTGAAGGTCCCACAGCACAACCACACAACCTTGCAGGAGAATCATCTCTACAGGAAGGTCTCCCTCTACTTGCATTCTCTCGCTTCCATCGAAGACTCTGATTTCACAACACTCCTTACTGGCAAGAAGCATAATGACATCCTTCTCTGCCTCGGCCCCAACCAAACCATTCAGGACCGTTTTCTCGGAGCCACCGTCTTCTGGCACAACCAAACCGACGCCGACGACGGTGCTGATCAGAATCCCCAATTCAATCGCGCCAGAGCCTTCGTTCTCAAGATAAGAAAAGTGGACAAACGCCGAATCCTCCGCCCCTACCTTCAACACATTCACGCCGTCGCCGACGATATTGAGCAGCAAGGGAACCGCGATCTGCGGCTATTCATGAACACCGCTGCCGCTGCACAGGGAGGAGGAAGGTGGAGATCAGTTCCCTTTACCCACCCCTGCACCTTTGAAACCCTTGCCATGGAGTCCGATCTCAAGAACCGGGTGAAATCCGACCTCGAATCGTTCCTCAGGGCGAAGCAGTACTACAACCGGCTTGGCCGAGTGTGGAAACGGAGCTTCCTCTTATACGGTCCTTCCGGAACCGGAAAATCGAGCTTCGTCGCTGCCATGGCCAATTTCCTTCGCTACGACGTGTATGACATCGACCTCTCCAAGGTTCCCAGCGATTCGGATCTGAAACTGCTCCTACTACAGACGACGCCGAAAtcagtggtggtggtggaggaccTCGACCGGTTCCTGGCGGAGAAATCCACGGCGGTGAGCCCTTCAGGGATGCTGAACTTTATGGACGGAGTAGTGAGCTCGTGCTGCGGCGAGGAGAAGGTGATGGTGTTCACGATGAACAGCAAGGAACACGTGGACCCGAACCTTCTTCGGCCGGGTCGGATCGACGTTCACATCCACTTTCCCTTGTGCGATTTCACGGCGTTCAAGACGATGGCGAATAACTACCTTGGAGTGAAGGAGCACAAGCTGTTCCCTCAGGTTCAAGAGATTTTCCAGAACGGTGCGAGTCTCAGCCCCGCCGAGATCGGCGAGTTGATGATCGCTAACCGAAACTCACCGAGTCGGGCCATCAAATCGGTGATCACCGCCTTACAAACGGACGGCGATGGGAGAGGGTCCGGGAGTCCGATCGTACGGCATACAGGGGAGGATGACGTGGACGAACCTGACGCTGTTATGTGTGGTGAGGGTCTCCACACGGTTAAGGATTTGCGTAAATTGTACGGCTTTTTCAGGTTGAAGAATACCAGAAGATCCCCCTCCTCCAACACCAGCTCAATGCCCAGCCCCTTGAGATGA